The sequence TGCTGGCAAAGACTTTGAACACCACGGCCACAGCCCAAGTGCTTGGCTCTTCGCCCtatcctcctccccagccccgcgTGGCTCTTTTCCCACAGACGCTGCCTCATCTATGAAGTTTCCCTTCTTGCATGCAGTGCCCGGATGGGATCTGATGCTTTTGTAATAAAAACCAGGATGGGAGGTGGCAAAATCCTCATTTTTCTCCCCAAGCAGTcgtgctgctccctgcagaacTGGCTGTAACGTGCCGATGGTGGGAGCGACCTTTTGGCCCGAGCCGGTCGTTCCCGTGCCTCTTAGATCTTCAAGGCCCCTCAGATTGTGCAAGTTTGAAAACATGTTGGAAAAATGCCGTCGGCTAAAGGTGGCAGAAGGGAACAGGGACTGCAAACAGTTCCTTGCCTCGAGCCCTGTGACCATGGCTCCTGCTGCCCTTCGCCAACCTCTCGTCCCAAGTCCCACCTCGACTCACCCAGCATCCAATCTCTGTGCAACCCAAGGCAGGCAGAAAGCCGCCTGTCATCAGATAAcgtgattgggtttttttttttttaatgatgggTTAAAGAGCTAATAACATCTTGAGGAATGGGCCTTGCTATTTTTAGGACCTGCTGGTTGGTGTGTATTAATGAGCTTTTCTGAATGTGTGACTCTTACAAGGATGGGGGGTTACTACCCCAAGAGATCACTGCGGTTCCCTgttgcttttctgctctttcaagCCTGTGAGCCTAGTCAGGTCTTTAAGCTCTTTTTATAAAGGTAAGATTTGAGCCTAAATTGCCTGTGGAAGCTCCCTTTCCCTAAATAAATGCGAGAAGCCTCGCGTATCGCCTTTGAGTCCAACCCTTGGCTGCTGCCGAAGGTTGTCACCCTTAACACAAACCATAAATACCTAACCCTGGGCGTGGGGGTACATTTATATCTCCCCTTAGCTTAAAAGTACTTGTGATGCTGCAGAAGTGCTGCTGGATACTTAGACTATCGCCGCTGCAGCGTGATAGCGGGACACGGAGGCTGAGTGATGCCGCAGCGGGCTCCCTCTGTTGTCGGGCGCTGACAGCGGCGCAGGAGCCATGCTGGAGTGACATGAACCCACTGGCCTGCCTCTTGCAGGACCAAGTTTTCTTTCACCTGAAAGCACAGAGCAAACAGCGGGGTTGCAGCACGGAGCAGACGTGTTGCTGCGCTGACGTGACCTTATTGCACCTGGTCCTTGCCTAAAAGCACCCAAATGGGTTATAAACCGTTGTGGTCTCATAGCGGGAAGCCGTGACCTGGCAGTCGAGGACAGGAGCAGGACGAGATTGATGCAGGTTTAATAATTGATTAGCAAGGTGAtgggggtgctggctgcagTGGCCCGGGGTTGCTTCAGTCCCTGTTGCCCTGCGCCTGTTTCTGACACTTTCCCTGTCCCTGCAGTCATCTTGACAGACGAGGAAGTTCAGAGGAAGCGTGAGATGATACTGAAGcgcaaggaggaggaagcacTGAGGGAGAGCTTGAAGCCCAAACTCtcagaggagcagcagaaagtCATTGACATCCTCCTCGAGGCTCATCGCAAGACCTACGACCCCACGTACGCTGACTTCACCAAGTTTCGGGTACGTCCAGGGCACACCAGCCCTAATTCCCCTGCACAGGATCAAGCAGTTCCTGCGCAGATACACCAAACCCATTTCATCCCATGACCTCTCCCTGGAGAGGAGTTAAAAACCCCAGCGTAAGAACCCTGGTGCTGTTGGCAGCAGGTGAACACCTGCCATCAAATTGCTCTCCCAGCCCTGTTCCTCACATCCTGCTCTCTCTTCCAGCCTCCCGTGAGAAGCAACCCCAGCAACAGGGGTGCAGCAAGGTCCCCCTCCATTCTCACCCAAGATTTGTCATCGGAGGACTCCACTGACCTCTTTGGCTCCGATGCCTTCAGTACGTTTCCAGGTACCACACTCGCCCCTCTGTATGTGATAGGGGTAGAAGTGCAGCCGCTTTACTAAGTCTGGCCATTTAGACCCTTGTTTTACCTCTTCTGGGGAGTTTATTTGACTGTAAGACCTTCCTGGGGGGTGTTGCAAAGGCTTTTTGGGAGCAAAAAGCATTAAGCGTTTGGCTGGATCGTGGCCCTGCAGACCTCTGTGTGTCTGAGCCCTCCAGGATGGCCAAGAGGAGCGTGAATGGGAATTCTGGGCTGCATCGTCGCTGCTCTGGCTGCGGTCAGACTTGATCACTGCACAGGAGAGGAGTTAAAGGCCTCACTGCAAAAGTCTTGATGCTGTTGGCAGCCAGCGAACAACTGCTCTCCCAGCCCCGTTCCTCGTATCCTGCTGTCTAAACGCAACGCAAAGTGCTCCTGGCCGGCGGGATGCCGTTCCTGCTGCGGGCTGGCATCACTCTCCTCACCTATAATGTCTTGCCCACAACCGAGGTACCCTCTGACCGTCTCCCTCTCTCCAGAGTCTGTGGAGCCCCAGATGTTTTCGAACCTGGTCCTCTCCGAGGAGAATGATGAGAGCTCCTCCATGAACATCGACTTCTCCCACCTTTCCATGCTCCCGCACTTGGCCGACCTGGTCAGCTACAGCATACAGAAGGTGATCGGCTTTGCCAAAATGATCCCGGGATTCAGGTGAGATGTTTGCTCCCAGATCTGATGTTTGTGGTGGTTTCCGCTCTTGGAAATCCCATCCTACTCTTCACAGCCAGatcacttttctttgtttcatcttCACAGCTGTCCCTCAGGCTCTGTTCCCTTCCCAGGTCTGTTCCTACTTTCatgtttttctgcctctcctccttcctgggGTTACTCGTCTCCTATTTTACCTTGTCTGATTCACCCAGACTCTGTCAGCAAAGTGCTTGAGCTCCTAAGAAAGATGCTCGAGGAGACCATGGGAGTGGTCCCGTCCTGGTCTGTGAAGGACTTCAGGTCCTGTTTAACTCCAGGCTGGTGCCCAGGGTGCTGAGTGGTGCCACTCAGAAAATGTACCTGCAGAAATACCTGCTGCTTAATTACATAGAAACCTGGGGTGAGGGAGAAGCTGGGGTGCCCCCAGCAAAGGGACCAAGTTACCAATGGAGAACCTGGTGCATGGGCAGTGTGGGCTGTTCCTTCGCTCACCAGACAGGTCTCACGTCACCCTCTTCCCCCTGTCCAGGAACTTGGCAGCAGAGGACCAGATCGCCCTGCTGAAATCCAGCGCCATTGAGGTGATCATGCTGCGCTCGAACCAGTCCTTCACCCTCGAGGACATGACGTGGACCTGCGGTAGCAATGACTTCAAGTACAGGATCAGCGATGTCACCCAAGGTAAAGGCTGCCGGTCACTCTCCTGCTTGCTGCGGGCTAAGAAGTGTCATCCCAGCCTTAAATTCAGATGCAAAAATCCCATGCTGAGCAGTCTGGAAGCAGGGATGTGTTGGCAGGCTGCATGGCTGCGGAAGGCGGTAGCACCAGCAGCTCGGCAGTGCCACGGCTGGGCCGAGATCCCCATCCCCGCATCAGCTGTGCTCTGttcatctccccagccccacgctaTGGCACGTGtggaaagtgcccggcggagaaggccctgggggtgctggctgacagccggctgggcatgagccagcagtgcccgggtggccaaggaggccaccagcccccgggcttgtgtcagccctggtgtggccagcaggagccgggcagggatggggcccctgtgctcggccctggggaggccccacctcgaatgctgggctcagggttgggcccctcgggacaagaagggccttgaggggctggagcgtgtccagagaagggcagcggggctggggcagggtctggggcacaagtgtgctggggggcggctgggggggctgggggggtttagcctggagaagggggggctgaggggagcccttctcgctctctgcagctgcctgagaggggctggagtgagggggggtcggtctctgctcccaagtcaccagtgacaggacgaaAGGAaacggccccaagctgcgtcaggggaggtttaggttggatatgagggaaaatgtcttccctgccagaggggtcaggccctggcacaggctgcccagagaggtgggggagtcaccgtccctggggggggttcaaacactgtgcagccatggcacttggggacatggtttaggaggcctgggggtgttgggttggcggttggacttgatgatccatgaggtcttttccaaccttaatgattctatgatgctgCAGCTGGACCAGGTGTTGGGAAAGAGCCATTAACTtgtgaaggaaagcaaagctggagCATGGCTGTAGCTCAGAGATttctccagcccctctgccctgcaACGAGGGTTGAGTTCAGTTTGCTCCAAGCTGCCGTGAgggctggaaggctgctgtgccttcccactgcagctgctctgcagccaggaagCCCTTCTGCTGGGAAAGGTGGTGAATCCTGGCCTAAACCTCCCCCACTTGAGCATCTGGGGACCAGCACGGAGAACAGGATGTGCAGATGATATAATATGGACCTTAAATCTCTCCCTGCACCTGGAAGAGCCTTAGAGTAACCCAGGGATGCTGAGATCCTCAGTGCAAGGGCAGAGATCCCCCAGCGAGGTCCCAGGAAAATCAGAGCAAGCAGCATGTTGGGACCAGGCacagggcagtgggcacccacTGAACACAGGAGAGAGCTCTGCTTGCAGCGAGGGCACACAAGGTGTGGAATGTGATACTTGTGCAGGACACGGGAAGCGTGGAAGTGACGATAACGAGGTAAAATATCTGTAGGTTAATTATCTTTATAGATTTCGAAAGCAAAATCTGCTCCATAATCTCCTGCTTTAGAGAAACTGCCAGGGAGAAAAGtacaaataaaaaccaacatGTTTTAAGCTCTACCAAAAGTTGTTTTCCactgtcccagctctgctgtgctgaaaGAGGAGGTGTTGAGCTCCACGCTCATCCTGCAGCTGTGGGAGATCTTGTTCCAGAGCAGGCTGTGCTAAAGctccttttctcttcccagctggCCACAGCATGGACCTGCTCGAGCCGCTTGTGAAATTCCAGGTTGGCTTGAAGAAGCTGAACCTTCACGAAGAAGAGCACGTGCTCCTCATGGCCATCTGCATCCTGTCCCCAGGTAGGAGGACACGCATCCCCCAGGGTCACGAACCTGCCAGGTTTTGGCTGCATCCCCAAAAACATCACCTTTCCCTGCCTCTCCATCACGACCGGCTGGGAAAAGGGAATCACCCTGGGTCCCTGGTGTTTCCTAGATCGCCCAGGTGTGCAGGACACCTCGCTGGTGGAATCCCTCCAGGATCGCCTCTCGGAGATCCTCCAGACCTACATCCGCTGCAGGCACCCTCCTCCCGGCAGCCGCCTGCTCTACGCCAAGATGATCCAGAAGCTGGCCGACCTACGGAGCCTGAACGAGGAGCACTCCAAGCAGTACCGCTGCCTCTCCTTCCAGCCCGAGCACAGTATGCAGCTCACGCCACTGGTGCTCGAGGTCTTCGGCAACGAGATCTCCTGACTCCGGCCGTGGGGTTGAATCACCCACCAGTAAAGGGATAAGTCAGCCTGGCTTCCCCAAGGCAGCGAGCGGAGGGACGTGACCCCGGGCAGGAGTTTTGTACATAGACGGTTTGGTTTCACACTACTGGAGGTCCTGCTTTGTCTCCTCATCCACGGCGCCTGAGGTTTGCCTGCTGCGGAGCGGTGACAGACCCGGATCCGTGTGGTTTCCCCCCACTCCGCGAGCAGCTTTTCCGCTTGCCTGCCGTCTGGGAGAGCTGACTTATCCCTTTATGGATATTTTGAGTCTGGGTCGCCTCAAATCACTTCTTTCTTGACCCGAAAAATCGGGCTGCTTGGAAGGAGTAGTACTGTGGTGTTTTTGTGTGGGGAGATGGACTCTACTCCCCTCCTAAAATCTGCAATGCtcgccccccacccctgctTTTAAAGGGAGATGCTGATTGAATTGCACCCCCTCAAAGCCCTGCCAGAAAATGCCATGGGCTGTGTCCCCACAGACCAGTTAAAACCACTCCCGTGAAGTGCTGTGAGACTGGGACGAAGCCAAAGACGCCTGTATCAGCCCCGAGAGGGGGAATTTGTCCTCGGCCCTCAGAGGGAACAGCCGGACGAGCTGTAATGAGCAATCCCAACACTACTGCCTGGCTTTGGGGGAGCAGGGCTATCTCGGGGCGACTCCTCCGCTCTCTGAGCTGACCCCCTTCGCTGCGGCTCTTGCGCAGGACCCGCGTGATGCCCGCGCCCCATGACGGCGTCGCGGGAAACGACCGCAGTCCCGGCTCGGCTTCAGCACCTTGGGGTGTCCCGTGCCATGCTGGAAGCAGGTGCTGGGGGCTCCTCTGTGCCCCCATCCCCCCTCGGTGCTGGTGGAGCAacccctggggtggggggcttggggctggggggggcctTGGCGCCTGCACAGTGTCTGGGAGGGGTCCCAGCTCGCTGCCGGGTGCTGCTCCTTGCAAATAAACTCTTGCTTGGGAACGGCGCCTGGGGTGGTCTTTTTTTATTCGGAGGGGGAAGGGTTTGCGTGTCCGTCTGTCCGTGGGTGGGCTGTGCAGGACCGCGTATGTCTGTCCATCCTGGGAGGGGCTGGTGCAGGTGTCCGCGTGGGCCGGGCAGCCCCAGTGCCCACGTCCGTGCCTGCGAGCCCTTGCGCGCTCCCGCGTGCACGCCGCTGTGCCCGTCGGTCCGACtgcgcgccccccgcccgccccaggGCGGGGCGCGCCGCGCcctggccccgcccccgcggTGCCGTGCAGGGCGCATGCGCAGCCGCCACGGGGCGCAGTCGGGCGGTGGTCGTGCGCATGCGCAATCCCGTCGAGGCGTGTGCTGGGCGGGGTGATCTGGCGCAGGCGCGCGGCGGAGGGGCGGGGACCAGGGTGAATTGGCGCATGCGCAGGGCAGAAGGGCGAGGACTGGGCGGGACTGGCGAAGGGGCGGGGCGGATGCGTGGAAACAGGGCGCGGTTGGCGCATGCGTAGAGTGAATGGGCGGAGGGCCGGGCGGTGCGCCGCTTGCGCAGAGCGGCGGGGAGAGGTCGGGTGGGGCTGACGCATGCGCAGACTCAAAAGCCGCAAGGTGCGCGGGAGACATTGGCGCATGCGCCACCTGGAAGCGTCGGGGTGCGGCTCTGCGCATGCGAAACACCGTGGCGGGGGGGAGTGTGCACTCGCGCGCATGCGCAGTGCAATGCGCGCCGTCCGCCTCATGGCCGCCGCCGTGGGTACCAGGAGCGGGGCCGTGGCCGGACCCAAGCGGCCGCGGTCCGAGCCCGCCGTGAGCATCGGCACCCACGATGGCACCTTCCACTGCGACGAGGTGTTGGCGTGCTACCTGCTGCGCCTCCTTCCCCGCTACCGGGTACGGCCCTGAGGCACCGGGCGGCGGCACCGCGGTTGCGGCCGTGCTCGGGCCCCCTCGCAACCGGGCCGGCTCCCTCCCGGGACCCCTGCGACGGGACGGGGACACCGTGCAACACCCCGACCCCTGCTCGCCCTCGAGTCCCGGCCCCTCCTCGGAGCTACCCTTAGATGCCCAGTGCCCTTTCGGGGTCCCCCGTTACCCGGGGGCATCTCTCCGGATTCCCGATCGCACCTGGAGGCCAACCTTAGGTCCCCAGACACACCTGTGAGTCCCTGGTCCCGCCTGGGGGCCACTCTTCGGGTCCCCAGTCCCACTTGGGGCTCCCTGGTGTCACCTGGGGGCCACCCTTAGGTCCCCAGTCCCTTCTTGGGGTCCCTGGTTGCACCTGGGAGCCACATTCTGGGTGCCCAGACACGCTTGGGCATCCCTGGGACCACCCTTCAGTCCCCAGTCCTACTTGAGGATCCCTGGTCACACCTGTGGGCCACCCTTAGGTTCCCCAGACACCCTCGTGGGTCCCTGGTCCCACCTGGGGGCCACCCTTCAGTCCCCAGTCCCACTTGTGGCTCCCTTGTCCCACCCAGGGGCCGCCCTTATGTCCTCAGTCCCTCCTTGGGTGTTCCTGGTCCCACCCAGTGGCCACCCTTAGGTCCTCAGTCCCTTCTTGGGGTCCCTGGGCCACCCTGTGGCCACCCATAGGTCACCAGTCACAACTCATGGTCCCTAGTTGCACCTGGCAGCCACCCTTCAGGTCCCCAGTCCCACCTGGGGGCCACCTTTAAGTTTTCAGTGCCTTCTTGGGGTCCCTGGTCTCACAGGGAGCAGCTCTTGGGGGTCCCCGGTTGCTGCTGGAGACCACCCTGGGGCTCCCAGCCTCACTCCACCCCTCTGGCAGGATGCAGAGGTGGTACGAACCCGGGACCCCCAGCGCCTGGCCC comes from Phalacrocorax aristotelis chromosome 26, bGulAri2.1, whole genome shotgun sequence and encodes:
- the VDR gene encoding vitamin D3 receptor isoform X1 is translated as MSRLQSSWEMHQQSVAYLPDTDMETMAASTSLPDPAGEFDRNMPRICGVCGDRATGFHFNAMTCEGCKGFFRRSMKRKAMFTCPFNSDCKITKDNRRHCQACRLKRCVDIGMMKEFILTDEEVQRKREMILKRKEEEALRESLKPKLSEEQQKVIDILLEAHRKTYDPTYADFTKFRPPVRSNPSNRGAARSPSILTQDLSSEDSTDLFGSDAFSTFPESVEPQMFSNLVLSEENDESSSMNIDFSHLSMLPHLADLVSYSIQKVIGFAKMIPGFRNLAAEDQIALLKSSAIEVIMLRSNQSFTLEDMTWTCGSNDFKYRISDVTQAGHSMDLLEPLVKFQVGLKKLNLHEEEHVLLMAICILSPDRPGVQDTSLVESLQDRLSEILQTYIRCRHPPPGSRLLYAKMIQKLADLRSLNEEHSKQYRCLSFQPEHSMQLTPLVLEVFGNEIS
- the VDR gene encoding vitamin D3 receptor isoform X2; this translates as MSRLQSSWEMHQQSVAYLPDTDMETMAASTSLPDPAGEFDRNMPRICGVCGDRATGFHFNAMTCEGCKGFFRRSMKRKAMFTCPFNSDCKITKDNRRHCQACRLKRCVDIGMMKEFILTDEEVQRKREMILKRKEEEALRESLKPKLSEEQQKVIDILLEAHRKTYDPTYADFTKFRPPVRSNPSNRGAARSPSILTQDLSSEDSTDLFGSDAFKSVEPQMFSNLVLSEENDESSSMNIDFSHLSMLPHLADLVSYSIQKVIGFAKMIPGFRNLAAEDQIALLKSSAIEVIMLRSNQSFTLEDMTWTCGSNDFKYRISDVTQAGHSMDLLEPLVKFQVGLKKLNLHEEEHVLLMAICILSPDRPGVQDTSLVESLQDRLSEILQTYIRCRHPPPGSRLLYAKMIQKLADLRSLNEEHSKQYRCLSFQPEHSMQLTPLVLEVFGNEIS